GCTGACCCGTCTGGTCGTGTGTATTCAATGTTGAAGTTTGTTCCGTTTAAGGTTGGATAGCCCATCGCATGCATTAGGCACCACACGCGGTCTTCTAGCCACTTATCGTGCCTTTTCGGTCGCTTCATACTTGTCGTGCGCTTACCAGCACGGACAACAATCCAACCCTTTTCCTCTTCAATAGAGACGTCCGCCGGATGAACACTCTTTAATTCGTAATTTCTCTTACGCCTGCGCTGCTCACTTGCGAGCTCTGCCGCTGCGAGTACCAAAGGCGATAACGAGGAATTCTCGTTAGTAATGTTCAATTGGTCGGGTGAAAAACTTGAGTTGTTTTGATTCATTGAAGCAGGTCAGTCCCAGTATGGTTGGGTTTCATTGCCTCAATTGAAGGCTGTGCCACCAGCTCATGTCAAGAATTCATTCGTCTTATACGAGTATACTTGTCGGATTTCCATCCATGCAGATCCAAGTCTAAACGGGCGGAAATTGGAGAGCCGATAAGCACAATATCGAATGCTTCTGAGCGCTAGAGGATACTGCGCAAAACACCAAAGCTGCAACCTGTTGCACTTTATGTGTCACGGAGATGCATTTAATGCGTCACCCGTTGCACTTTATGTATCACCCGACAAGATGATCGCTGCCTGCCGACGTTTAAACGTCGAGGTTGGCGACGTTCAGAGCGTTGTCCTGGATGAAGGTGCGGCGCTCCTCGACCACATCGCCCATCAGCTTCGAGAAAATCTCGTCGGCTGTGTCGGCCTGCGCCACCTTCACCTGCAGAAGCGAGCGGACGGTGGGGTCGAGCGTGGTTTCCCACAGCTGTTCGGGGTTCATCTCGCCAAGGCCCTTGTAGCGCTGGATCGACAGGCCCTTGCGACCGAAGGCGAAGAGGATCGCCAGCATCTCGAGCGGCGTACCGACCGACTGGCTGTCCTCGCGGCGGGTCAGCGTGATGGGGCTCGCGAACAGGTCGCGCACGCCTTTCATGCGGGCATGGAGGCCGCGGGCTTCCTGGCTGTCCATCAGCTGGGCATCCAGCTTGTGAACGTCGGTCACGCCGCGCACTTCATGATGGAAGATATAGCCGCCCTCTTCCGCCGCCTTGCCGGACCAGCCGGCGTCGTCGGGGTTGATGGCAAGGCCGTTCAGGCGGTCCGCCACACGGGTGGCAATCGCCGTGCGGCCATCGATATCGCCCTGCAGGGCGGGGTCGAAACCGCCCAGAAGCGAGACGGTTTCCACGAGGCCGGCGTTATAGCGCGGCGGCACATTCTGCATCAGGTTGCGGATGGCGCGCGCCTCGCCCGCCAGGAACTTGATTTCCTCGCCGGCATGCTGGGCGCCGTTCGCGTCCACGATCACGACTTCCGAGGTGCCGGCATCGAGGAGATAGTCATCAAGCGCCTTGTCGTCCTTCAGGTAAACTTCGGACTTGCCACGCGCGACCTTATAAAGCGGCGGCTGGGCGATATAGACATAGCCGCGCTCGAACAGCTCCGGCATCTGCCGGTAGAAGAAGGTAAGGAGGAGCGTGCGGATGTGGGCGCCGTCGACGTCGGCGTCAGTCATGATGATAATCTTGTGGTAGCGGAGCTTCTCGATATTGAAGTCCTCGCGCCCGATGCCGGTGCCGAGCGCCGTGATCAGCGTGCCGATCTCGTTCGATGCCAGCATCCGGTCGAACCGCGCGCGTTCCACGTTCAGGATCTTGCCGCGCAGGGGCAGGATCGCCTGTGTGGCGCGGTGACGGCCCTGTTTCGCCGAACCACCTGCCGAATCACCCTCCACAATGAAGAGTTCGGATTTCGCAGGGTCGCGTTCCTGGCAATCGGCTAGCTTGCCGGGGAGCGACGCGATATCGAGCGCCCCCTTGCGGCGGGTCAGCTCGCGCGCCTTGCGGGCTGCCTCGCGGGCGGCGGCGGCGTCAACGATCTTGCCGATGATATTGCGGGCTTCGTTCGGATGCTCGCCAAACCATTCGGTCATCTTCTCGGAGACAAGGCCTTCAACGGCCGGGCGCACCTCGGACGACACCAGTTTGTCCTTGGTCTGGCTCGAAAATTTCGGGTCCGGAACTTTTACCGATAGCACAGCCGTGAGGCCTTCGCGGGCGTCATCACCCGACAGCTGCACCTTCAGCTTCTTCGCCATGCCGGATTCGGTGACATAGGCGTTGATGCAGCGGGTGAGCGCGGCGCGGAAGGCCGCAAGGTGGGTGCCGCCATCGCGCTGCGGGATGTTGTTCGTGAAGCAGAAGACATTCTCGTGATAGCTGTCGTTCCACTGCAGCGACAGTTCGGTCGTGATGCCGTCACGCTCGCCCATGATGGTGATGGGCTCACCAATGGCGGACGTCTTGTTGCGGTCCAGATATTTCACGAACGCGGTGATGCCACCCTCATAGTAAAGCTCGACTTCCTTCGGCTCGGCGTGGCGCTTGTCGGCCAGGCGAATGCGCACGCCGGAGTTCAGGAAGGCAAGCTCGCGGAAACGGTGCACAAGCCGCTCGAAATCGAACTCGATATTCTTGAAGGTCTCCACCGACGGCAGGAAGGTCACTTCAGTACCCTTCTGGCCGGGCTTGGCATCACCCATCACCTTCAGGTCTTCGACCGCTTCGCCGCGCTCAAAACGCATGGAATGCTCTTTGCCGTTCCGCCAGATGCGGAGCTCAAGCCAATCGGAAAGCGCGTTCACCACGGATACGCCCACGCCGTGCAGGCCGCCCGAGACCTTGTAGCTGTTCTGGTCGAACTTACCGCCGGCGTGCAGCTGGGTCATGATCACCTGCGCCGCCGATACGCCTTCCCCTTCGTGGATATCCACGGGGATGCCGCGACCGTTATCGGTGACCGAGCAGGAGCCATCAGCATTCAGGGTCATGGTGACAAGATCGCAGTGGCCGGCAAGGGCCTCGTCGATCGCGTTGTCGGTTACCTCGAACACCATGTGATGGAGGCCGGAGCCATCCTCGGTATCGCCGATATACATGCCCGGACGCTTGCGCACGGCATCGAGGCCCTTGAGGACCTTGATGCTGTCCGCGCCGTATTCGGTGTTTTGAGGAAGGGTGGTTTCACTCATGATACTGACCTTTTCAGTCCCGGAAATCGTGTCATTTGGCAGGGGCCACCTGGCCGCCTTCCACATTGAAAAACAGGGCGGACGTTTCCGCCGCCTCGAACACCGCCCGGTCAGTACCGGTGAGCCAGCACTGGCCACGGAGTTCGGAAAGAACCGCAAAAAGCGCAGCGCGGCGATCCGCATCCAGGTGCGCCGCCACCTCGTCCAACAGGAGCAAGGGGGCACGTCCCCGGTGCGCCGCTACGAGCCGCGCATCGGCAAGCGTCAGCGCGATCAGGAGCGCCTTCTGCTCACCGGTCGAGCATAACCCGGCCGGCATGTCCTTCGGGGCATGCACAACCAGAAGATCCGTCTTGTGCGGGCCGGTGCCCGCCCGGCCGGTCGCCGCGTCCACGCGCCGCGCCTCGGCCAGTTTGTCGCGGTAGGCAGCTTCCGCTTCCACGGGTGCCATGCCGTCCGCCATCAATCCTTCGAGCCAGCCATCGATCGCCAGCCGCGCCTCGGGGAAGGCTGCTGCCTCCGCGCCCTTGGGCTCGGCCAGGAACCCGGCAAGCTGCCCGGCGAATTCAAGCCGCGCGGCCGCCACTGCCGCACCATGCTCCGCCATCCGGGCCTCCAAGGCGCCAACCCACGCAGGATCGGCATGGGCCCCGCGGTCCGCGAGCAGGCGGTTGCGTTCCCGCATCACCCGCTCGTAAGCCGCAACCTGACGGCTATGATCGGGGTAAAGCCCGATCACCAGCCGGTCGAGGAAACGCCGCCGACCCGAGGGGGCCTCGATGAACAACCGGTCCATCTGCGGCGTCAGCCACGAAACGCTCCAGCGGTCACCCAGCGCGTTGGTGGAGCCCACCGTTTCGCCGTCGATCCGCACAAGCCGCCGCCCCGCGGGGCCGCTGTCGTCCTCGTCCGCATCGTCATCGTTGGCACCCGGCGCAGCACCTGCCTCGATCCCGGTGCCGACCTTCACGGGCTCATCGCCCAGCATCAGGTCCGCCGCCACCGCCCACGGGCCATCGGCCCCGAAACGGCTGACTTCACCAAGGGCGGCCCGCCTGAGGCCCCGGCCCGGCGCCAGATAGCTCAAGGCCTCCAGAACGTTCGTCTTGCCGGCGCCGTTCGGGCCTGTCAGTACCACCAAGGGGGCAGCCCCTTCCAGCGTCAGCCGGGCCCGGTCGTAACTGCGATAACGGGTCAATGTCAGGGACGTCACGGCAAGATCAAGCGGACCGGCCTTTGCCCTGCCCGCCATTTCCTGCTCATCCTCACGTCTTGCTGTCATCACCACGCCGTTATCCCGCCGTCAAAGGCCGGACGGGCCTCAGACCCGCATCGGCATCAGAACGTAAAGGGCACCTTCGTCCATCAGGTCGCGCAGGATCGTGGGCGCCTGCGGATCGGCGAGGAACACCTGCACCGTATCGCCTTCCACCTGGGCCAGGATGTCGAGGAGGTAACGGCTGTTGAAGCCGATATCCATCGCGTCACCGGAGTAGGCTGCCTGCAGTTCCTCGGTCGCGGTGCCGCTGTCGGGGCTGTTCACCGAAAGGGTGAGCGTATCGCCGTTCATCGACAGTTTCACCGAACGGGTCTTGTCGGAGCTGATGGTCGACACGCGGTCGGTCGCTTCGGCAAAGAGGCGGCAATCCATTTCAAGGCGCTTGTCGTTGCCCTGCGGGATCACGCGGCTGTAATCGGGGAAAGTACCGTCGATCAGTTTCGAGGTGACAATCACATGGCCGAAGCTGAAACGGATCTTGGTATCGGAAAGCGCGATCTTCACCTCGCCTTCATATTCTTCCACAAGCTTGCGGATCTCGGCGACGGTTTTGCGCGGCACGATCACGCCCGGCATGCCGGCGGCACCCTCGGGCACGTCCTGCTCGACCTGCGCCAGACGGTGGCCGTCGGTCGCCACGGCGCGCAGGCGCTGGCCTTCGCTGCTGTCAGCCACATGCAGGTAGATACCATTCAGGTAATAGCGGGTCTCTTCGGTCGAAACGGCGAAGCGGGCCTTGTCGATCAGGCGCTTCAGCTCACCTGCCACCAGCGCAAAGCGGTGCGGCAGGTTGCCTTCGTTCATCACCGGGAATTCGTCGCGGTCGAGGCACGCCAGCGTGAAGCGCGAGCGGCCAGCGGTCACCACCAGACGGTCGCCGTCCTCGAGGCTCAGGTCCACTTCCGAACCGTCCGGCAGTTTGCGGGCGATATCGAAAAGCGTGTGCGCGGGTACGGTGGTCGCCCCCGGGCGCCCGACCTTTGCCTCGGTTTCCTCGACAATCGCGATATCGAGGTCGGTAGCGGTGAGCGAAACCTTGCCGCCGTCCGCTTCGATCATCACGTTCGAGAGGATCGGCATGGTATTGCGCCGCTCGACGACCGACTGTACGTGGCCAAGCGTCTTCAGGAGGGCGTTGCGTTCGATGGAGACTTTCATAGGTGGATCTTCTTATCTGCCTCGGACTATCGGATGGCAAGGCACGGTGTTTTTCGGGGGTGACGCTCCCGCCCGGCACCGCTGACGCGGCCCCGTTCTGGGCTATCTCCAAGCATCAGGAAAGTCCCCCGGTCCCGGCCTTGATCGTATCGCCTCGACAATAGCGAATTTGCCCGCCAAACCAAACAAAAATACTCCTGAAAGGCGGATTTTTTTGCCCCCGCAAAATGGCGGATTTCTGCCGAGTCGGAGCGGGTTTCGGGTAGGCAGAGAAAAGGGGACGAAATGCCCCCTCAAATCGTGCTCAGGATAAGCGTCGGATCAGCCCCGGATCAGCCTTCAAGAAGCCGGAGAAGCCGGGTGATATCGTCCTCGAGATGGCTGTCATCGCGCCGCAGGTCCTCGATTTTCCGGACAGCATGCATCACCGTCGTATGATCCCGCCCGCCGAAGCGACGGCCGATTTCCGGCAAGCTGCGGCTGGTCAGCTGCTTCGCCAGGAACATGGCGATCTGGCGCGGCCGGGCGATATTGCGCGAGCGGCGCTCGGAAAGAAGATCGGCGAGGCGGATATTGTAATAGTCCGCCACCGCGCGCTGGATCTCGTCGATGGTCAGCTTGCGGTCGTTGGCGCGGATCAGGTCCTGCAGCACGTCGCGGGTCATGTCCATGGTGATCGGACGGCCCACAAGGGTCGCATAGGCCACAACCCGGTTGAGCGCGCCCTCGAGCTCACGCACGTTCGAGGTGATGCGGCGGGCGAGGAATTCAAGCACGTCAGCCGGTACATCGACGCCGGTTGTCTGCTCGGCCTTCGACTGAAGGATGCCAAGGCGCAGCTCATAGTCGGTCGGATGGATATCGGCCACCAGCCCCCAGCCAAGACGGCTGATGATGCGGTCCTCGATGCCCTGCAGGTCGGTCGGCGAGCGGTCGGCGGTGATGATCACCTGCCGGCGGCTGTCGACCAGCGCGTTGAATGTGTGGAAAAATTCTTCCTGCGTGCTGTCCTTGTTGGCGATGAACTGCACGTCGTCGATCATCAGGAGATCGACGTTGCGATATTTCTGCTTGAACTCGTGCGTGTCCTTGTAGCGGAGCGCCGCGATGAATTCGAACATGAACTTTTCGGCCGAAATATAGACGACCTTCTTGCGTGGCTTCAGGCGCTTCACCTCATGCGCGATGGCATGCATCAGGTGCGTCTTGCCGAGGCCCACACCTCCGTGCAGGAACAGCGGGTTGAAGGGTACATCATCCGATTCTGCGATGCGCTTGGCGGCGGCATAGGCAAGCTCGTTCGACTTGCCGACCACGAAACTGTCGAAGCTGTAGCGCGGATCAAGCGCGGAGCCCGTGTCCTGCGCCCGCGGCTCGATGATCGTCGGGGCCTGGATGCGGGTGACCTTCAGCACGTCCTCGTCATTCGCGGGGCGTGCCGCCGCGGTGCCGAGCCGGATGC
The Gimibacter soli DNA segment above includes these coding regions:
- the gyrB gene encoding DNA topoisomerase (ATP-hydrolyzing) subunit B, which encodes MSETTLPQNTEYGADSIKVLKGLDAVRKRPGMYIGDTEDGSGLHHMVFEVTDNAIDEALAGHCDLVTMTLNADGSCSVTDNGRGIPVDIHEGEGVSAAQVIMTQLHAGGKFDQNSYKVSGGLHGVGVSVVNALSDWLELRIWRNGKEHSMRFERGEAVEDLKVMGDAKPGQKGTEVTFLPSVETFKNIEFDFERLVHRFRELAFLNSGVRIRLADKRHAEPKEVELYYEGGITAFVKYLDRNKTSAIGEPITIMGERDGITTELSLQWNDSYHENVFCFTNNIPQRDGGTHLAAFRAALTRCINAYVTESGMAKKLKVQLSGDDAREGLTAVLSVKVPDPKFSSQTKDKLVSSEVRPAVEGLVSEKMTEWFGEHPNEARNIIGKIVDAAAAREAARKARELTRRKGALDIASLPGKLADCQERDPAKSELFIVEGDSAGGSAKQGRHRATQAILPLRGKILNVERARFDRMLASNEIGTLITALGTGIGREDFNIEKLRYHKIIIMTDADVDGAHIRTLLLTFFYRQMPELFERGYVYIAQPPLYKVARGKSEVYLKDDKALDDYLLDAGTSEVVIVDANGAQHAGEEIKFLAGEARAIRNLMQNVPPRYNAGLVETVSLLGGFDPALQGDIDGRTAIATRVADRLNGLAINPDDAGWSGKAAEEGGYIFHHEVRGVTDVHKLDAQLMDSQEARGLHARMKGVRDLFASPITLTRREDSQSVGTPLEMLAILFAFGRKGLSIQRYKGLGEMNPEQLWETTLDPTVRSLLQVKVAQADTADEIFSKLMGDVVEERRTFIQDNALNVANLDV
- the recF gene encoding DNA replication/repair protein RecF (All proteins in this family for which functions are known are DNA-binding proteins that assist the filamentation of RecA onto DNA for the initiation of recombination or recombinational repair.) translates to MTARREDEQEMAGRAKAGPLDLAVTSLTLTRYRSYDRARLTLEGAAPLVVLTGPNGAGKTNVLEALSYLAPGRGLRRAALGEVSRFGADGPWAVAADLMLGDEPVKVGTGIEAGAAPGANDDDADEDDSGPAGRRLVRIDGETVGSTNALGDRWSVSWLTPQMDRLFIEAPSGRRRFLDRLVIGLYPDHSRQVAAYERVMRERNRLLADRGAHADPAWVGALEARMAEHGAAVAAARLEFAGQLAGFLAEPKGAEAAAFPEARLAIDGWLEGLMADGMAPVEAEAAYRDKLAEARRVDAATGRAGTGPHKTDLLVVHAPKDMPAGLCSTGEQKALLIALTLADARLVAAHRGRAPLLLLDEVAAHLDADRRAALFAVLSELRGQCWLTGTDRAVFEAAETSALFFNVEGGQVAPAK
- the dnaN gene encoding DNA polymerase III subunit beta, with protein sequence MKVSIERNALLKTLGHVQSVVERRNTMPILSNVMIEADGGKVSLTATDLDIAIVEETEAKVGRPGATTVPAHTLFDIARKLPDGSEVDLSLEDGDRLVVTAGRSRFTLACLDRDEFPVMNEGNLPHRFALVAGELKRLIDKARFAVSTEETRYYLNGIYLHVADSSEGQRLRAVATDGHRLAQVEQDVPEGAAGMPGVIVPRKTVAEIRKLVEEYEGEVKIALSDTKIRFSFGHVIVTSKLIDGTFPDYSRVIPQGNDKRLEMDCRLFAEATDRVSTISSDKTRSVKLSMNGDTLTLSVNSPDSGTATEELQAAYSGDAMDIGFNSRYLLDILAQVEGDTVQVFLADPQAPTILRDLMDEGALYVLMPMRV
- the dnaA gene encoding chromosomal replication initiator protein DnaA, whose amino-acid sequence is MGASGGIDRGVAAWSRVCEKFKAEFGVHVYSSWLEQMGYRGLDGSTVELTAPTKFHRDYIQQHYAPRLKDFFVAEDPRVKALSIRLGTAAARPANDEDVLKVTRIQAPTIIEPRAQDTGSALDPRYSFDSFVVGKSNELAYAAAKRIAESDDVPFNPLFLHGGVGLGKTHLMHAIAHEVKRLKPRKKVVYISAEKFMFEFIAALRYKDTHEFKQKYRNVDLLMIDDVQFIANKDSTQEEFFHTFNALVDSRRQVIITADRSPTDLQGIEDRIISRLGWGLVADIHPTDYELRLGILQSKAEQTTGVDVPADVLEFLARRITSNVRELEGALNRVVAYATLVGRPITMDMTRDVLQDLIRANDRKLTIDEIQRAVADYYNIRLADLLSERRSRNIARPRQIAMFLAKQLTSRSLPEIGRRFGGRDHTTVMHAVRKIEDLRRDDSHLEDDITRLLRLLEG